From Plasmodium brasilianum strain Bolivian I chromosome 5, whole genome shotgun sequence, the proteins below share one genomic window:
- a CDS encoding BEM46-like protein — MYLVQDDIIFAKDKYDPAVAQKPGNNYEEVLVKTEDGYTHQCWYVKAPDHEKKPILLYFLGNGGYLELYVDLFDRIVDKVDVNIFSCTNRGCGTNDEEPSEEYFYKDANVYLNYLKQDKSRKIIVFGSSMGGAVAIEAALKNQKDIYGLIVQNTFLSMKKMAREKKPFLYFFLVCYDFLIRTKMDNEKKIKKIRSPVLFTISAKDETISPRHTQTLYETCPSKHKYLFISKDGTHNNIIISDHGEYFNSLKEFIETAIFIKDNKEEYEKKKKRKDINIVNGGGAVENLSVQDV, encoded by the exons ATGTACTTGGTTCAGGATGATATTATATTTGCAAAAGATA AGTATGACCCTGCCGTAGCACAAAAACCAG GCAATAATTACGAAGAAGTTTTGGTAAAAACCGAAGATGGATATACACATCAATG TTGGTATGTAAAGGCACCAGACCACGAGAAAAAACCCATACTTTTATACTTCCTTGGGAATGGAGGAT ACCTAGAATTGTACGTTGACCTTTTCGATCGCATCGTCGATAAAGTGGATGTAAACATTTTCTCCTGCACAAACAgggg CTGCGGAACAAATGACGAAGAGCCATCAgaggaatatttttataaagacGCAAATGTTTACTTAAACTATTTAAAACAAGACAAatcaagaaaaataattgtattcGGCAG TTCCATGGGCGGAGCAGTGGCTATCGAAGCGGCATTGAAAAATCAGAAAGAC ATATACGGATTGATCGTTCAGAACACATTTTTAAGCATGAAAAAAATGGCACGTGAAAAAAAGCCGttcttgtatttttttcttgtatgTTATGACTTCCTTATTAGAACGAAAATGGacaacgaaaaaaaaataaagaaaattcgTTCTCCAGTCTTGTTTACTATTTCTGCCAAG GACGAAACTATTTCACCTAGGCACACGCAAACATTGTACGAG ACATGCCCAAGTAAGCataagtatttatttatttcaaaagACGGAACGCataataacattattataagtGATCATGGAGAATATTTCAATTCATTGAAGGAGTTTATCGAAAcagctatttttattaaggaTAATAAAGaggaatatgaaaaaaaaaaaaaaagaaaagatattaatattgttaatgGTGGTGGTGCTGTTGAGAACTTATCTGTGCAAGATGTTTAG
- a CDS encoding DNA helicase, with the protein MLRKKKKKNIQSDKTRKSKLKKEAGRSRGKEKRRACFEKEKKKKLRRVLDSSNSVAENEKEGGFKNNKKRNSEIKGEKTELNGLNGISGMSRMSGRNEAKEDTLKKEYDGESQVSSYLKENDLITSNEKEIEEYKNNLKVLFECIFISIKIKNKIIEYFTANEREKRQDIIKEFVKGSFRISNYDANFEDFEKHVDTFHKLKNYQKCGVFWLYILYKEKKNGILADEMGLGKTAQTCVFLDYMYRTGELQNKTIIVAPTSLLKNWNNEINMWCPYLRNHKIIYYGSQNERKYLAYDIFTNKTNNIHLIVTSINMLIGKNDVSYFRQIKKYDYLIFDEAHFLKNKNSLIYKKLQKKIVFNNKILLTGSPIQNKTQELMNLLLFLMPDIFTEENINNALSAFVKMYQDTVNKKDGEEQAISESTPLRSGKLFDIYDIKSERDRGSTVNAQYAEKQVDDRGSDAGVYLTEETSNIIKNYLIEIIRNDVKHVELKNKEIILLQLIIEPYILRRSKKHVFIDMPKKHSVIIKLSLNCTQMNLYKDEIFSKLQHTHKHLEFLQKHSSKSELERISTILEKKGTHKGDKGLVDGTGNKEALSIDVVVKKQSINEADSCNNGPEKGNSVSGDDIGKNDISSMDHIGNNDMGNDVDDDDDDDDDDDKIDEETINIERAEEEENKESNIIINKRDDELVQEGLTTAGKEVRGKMINASIFILRRICNHPLLHKYYYSVEDIKNISKYFYNNTDQYIDLDLKTVENEFMKISDFDIHLSIKHLISQGDTNLNKYLIAKEHILNSTKIHHMICLIREIRQKREKVLIFSQFTTFLDIIEEALLYEFIYDEQDFKNHLQCLRSTQSVSKNEPGEGSKAVERAGDGAAQDGVTEGGLLIAEDLDNTEEKENSIKNKDLNNDYNKSEEKDCCFSSTTTSTSFTSDNKTRNQIYVRLDGSTNTIERQKIIKRFSKSENVFIFLLSTKAGGVGLNLIAANHVILMDQDWNPHNDRQAEDRVHRLGQKNEVYIYRLCCKNTIEESILKCCKAKLHLDQAFGGNSDLLQSALIKDALNAVDMK; encoded by the exons AtgttaaggaaaaaaaaaaaaaaaaatatacaaagtGATAAAACGAGgaaaagtaaattaaaaaa AGAAGCTGGACGAAGCAGAGGAAAAGAAAAGCGACGAGCGtgttttgaaaaagaaaaaaaaaaaaaattgagaaGAGTACTGGACAGCTCGAACAGTGTAGCGGAAAATGAGAAGGAAGGAGGCTTCAAGAATAAcaagaaaagaaatagtgaaataaaaggagaaaaaacaGAGTTAAATGGGCTAAACGGAATTAGCGGAATGAGCAGAATGAGTGGACGAAATGAAGCGAAGGAGGACACACTCAAAAAGGAGTATGATGGAGAAAGTCAGGTCTCTTCGTATTTGAAGGAGAATGATCTTATAACATcgaatgaaaaagaaattgagGAATATAAGAATAACTTAAAGGTGTTATTTGAgtgcatatttatatctataaagataaaaaataaaattattgaatattttacAGCCAATGAAAGAGAGAAAAGAcaagatataataaaagaatttgtAAAAGGGTCTTTCCGAATAAGCAATTATGATGCAAATTTTGAAGATTTTGAAAAACATGTTGATACGTTTCATAAGTTAAAGAATTATCAAAAATGTGGTGTTTTttggttatatatattatataaagaaaaaaaaaatggaatctTAGCTGATGAAATGGGATTAGGAAAAACAGCACAGACTTGTGTATTTTTAGATTACATGTACAGGACAGGagaattacaaaataaaacgatTATTGTAGCACCAACTagtttgttaaaaaattggaataatgaaataaatatgtgGTGTCCTTATTTAAGaaatcataaaataatatattatggaaGTCAGAATGAGAGGAAATATTTAGcatatgatatttttacaaataagacaaataatatacatttaattgtTACTAGTATTAATATGCTTATAGGTAAGAATGATGTTTCCTATTTTcgacaaataaaaaaatatgattatcTAATATTTGATGAAGCCcactttttgaaaaataaaaattctttaatatataaaaaattacaaaaaaaaattgtttttaataataaaatattattaacaggGTCACCTATACAAAACAAGACACAAGAATTGATGAATCTACTTTTGTTTCTAATGCCAGATATATTTAcggaagaaaatataaataatgccTTGAGTGcatttgtaaaaatgtatCAAGATACTGTGAATAAGAAGGACGGAGAGGAGCAGGCCATATCCGAAAGCACTCCACTGCGGAGCGGCAAactatttgatatatatgatataaagtCGGAGCGAGATAGGGGAAGTACAGTGAATGCGCAATATGCGGAAAAGCAGGTGGACGACAGGGGAAGCGATGCAGGTGTATACCTGACAGAAGAGACGagcaatattataaaaaattatttaatcgAAATTATAAGAAACGATGTAAAGCATGTGGAGTTGAAGAATaaggaaataattttattgcaACTTATTATAGAGCCATATATTTTGAGAAGGTCGAAAAAACATGTTTTCATTGATATGCCTAAAAAACATAGTGTTATTATAAAGTTATCATTAAACTGTACAcaaatgaatttatataaagatgaaatattttcaaaactACAACATACGCACAAGCATCTTGAGTTTTTACAAAAGCATTCAAGTAAAAGTGAACTGGAAAGGATAAGCACCATTCTGGAGAAGAAAGGAACTCATAAGGGGGATAAAGGATTGGTGGATGGAACAGGCAATAAAGAAGCACTTAGCATCGATGTGGTAGTTAAGAAGCAGTCTATTAATGAAGCCGATTCATGTAACAACGGTCCGGAAAAGGGAAATAGTGTTAGCGGGGATGATATTGGCAAGAACGATATAAGCAGCATGGATCATATCGGAAATAATGATATGGGGAACGACGTTGACGATGATGACGATGATGACGATGATGATGACAAGATAGACGAGGAAACAATAAACATCGAACGAGCAGAGGAGGAGGAAAACAAGGaaagtaatataattattaataagagAGACGATGAATTAGTGCAAGAAGGTCTTACCACAGCTGGTAAAGAAGTGCGTGGAAAGATGATTAACGCctctatatttattcttcGCCGAATATGTAATCATccattattacataaatattactaCTCAGTAGaagacataaaaaatatatccaaatatttttataacaacACAGATCAATATATAGATTTAGATTTAAAAACAGTAGAAAAtgaatttatgaaaatatcaGATTTTGATATCCATTTATCTATTAAACATTTAATATCACAAGGAGatacaaatttaaataaatatttaatagcAAAGgagcatattttaaatagtaCCAAAATTCATCATATGATTTGTCTTATTAGAGAAATAAgacaaaaaagagaaaaagtgTTAATCTTCTCGCAGTTTACCACCTTCCTTGACATAATTGAAGAGGCTTTACTATATGAGTTTATTTATGATGAACAAGATTTCAAAAATCATTTGCAATGCTTGAGGAGTACGCAGAGTGTTAGCAAGAACGAGCCTGGTGAAGGTAGTAAAGCTGTGGAGAGGGCGGGAGATGGAGCAGCCCAAGATGGAGTAACAGAAGGAGGATTGTTAATAGCGGAGGACTTGGACAATACGGAAGAGAAAGAAAATTCCATTAAAAACAAAGATCTAAATAACGATTATAACAAAAGTGAAGAAAAGGATTGTTGTTTTTCTTCAACTACAACATCGACGTCTTTTACATCTGATAATAAGACGAGAAATCAAATCTATGTTAGACTGGATGGTTCAACTAATACTATTGAAagacaaaaaattataaagcGTTTTTCAAAAAGCGAAAatgtttttatctttttgcTGTCTACCAAGGCCGGGGGCGTAGGCCTCAACTTGATTGCCGCCAACCACGTTATTCTCATGGATCAG GACTGGAATCCACACAACGATAGACAAGCGGAGGATAGAGTCCACAGGCTGG GCCAGAAAAACGAAGTTTACATATACAGGTTGTGCTGCAAGAACACCATCGAAGAGAGCATACTGAAG TGCTGTAAAGCAAAATTACATCTTGATCAAGCTTTTGGCGGAAACAGCGATTTGCTACAAAGTGCTTTGATAAAG GATGCATTAAACGCAGTcgatatgaaataa